A genomic stretch from Myripristis murdjan chromosome 12, fMyrMur1.1, whole genome shotgun sequence includes:
- the odf2a gene encoding outer dense fiber protein 2 isoform X3 encodes MRKAMRMRSTSPPVHVHVNDSTPVHVHVKSQRTSPARTPQGKVKSDRGNLRPTAKVKTRVPWIPPGKASTRDATYKWEGPTHRLEITPLPEPEPSQPALRLSDLSSEEEEALHGRINQYERKIDSLLTEVSSLKSEVELRRKEQLLERQSEQLSVSQRVIAEQEEELAEVTKELEVTERENALLRQSMEKMLEETDYNRLEGDCVQNKDALLRKLMEAEMDGAAAAKQVSALRDSVSKMGSTGGSRLSGSESSILARQKELLLQKLETFEATNQALRHLLREQHGCQMESVRLAEQKDTLLKRLTDTEAENAHLVVKVQEKEREVNQLTKLLDTEKENAKATGDLSKSLESTRAHLQGQLRSKEADNNRLAVQIKNLERAANQQRGEMEHLTEQLTRLKQQANADREALKQATRSQKRRAERSEDTAGQLSAQLLDSEKQVADALSAVENWRTRHAQEVKEKSQQEIELSVLKSRVAELSEQLKSTENKGRAEREALLNHLHELTTESTSAKLDNQTLKASLSTVEEKLTLSQTELQQVKATVKQYENLLDSYKIQVGKTRAEADEYCTRLGQAEREAQVARGELEQEIEEVRRELLGRLAELEPLPEALRRSELELKEAQERVHSQDRRSMELSTTLTDFRMKIETQGSQMELLRQKNMVLMEENKQLQNRVESLERKLKEAGSQNSDLLAVITKREETIHSNQLRLEEKTRECTLLNRKLEEALDDARQQVSETRERAATKERTTQSKILDLETHLSRTTSEINQLRRSKEEVERRYQSRLQDVKDRLEQSDSTNRSLQNYVQFLKASYANVFGDLPLSSSVRAPSPI; translated from the exons ATG AGAAAAGCCATGAGAATGCGTTCAACTTCACCTCCAGTTCATGTGCATGTCAATGACTCTACACCGGTACATGTCCATGTGAAGAGCCAACGGACAAGTCCTGCCAGGACGCCTCAG ggGAAGGTCAAGAGTGATAGAGGAAACCTGCGTCCTACAGCTAAGGTCAAAACACGAGTGCCATGGATCCCACCAGGAAAGGCCTCCACCCGGGATGCAACATACAAATGGGAG GGGCCAACTCACCGCCTCGAGATCACTCCACTCCCTGAGCCCGAGCCTTCCCAGCCTGCACTGCGGTTGTCTGACCTTTCAtccgaggaagaggaggcgcTGCATGGACGAATTAACCAGTACGAGAGGAAGATTGACAGCTTATTGACTGAGGTCAGCTCACTGAAGAGTGAG GTGGAGCTCCGAAGGAAGGAGCAGCTGCTGGAGCGCCAGTCGGAGCAGCTCAGCGTCTCCCAGCGGGTCATCgccgagcaggaggaggagctggctgaggtAACCAAGGAGCTGGAAGTGACTGAACGTGAAAATGCACTCTTACGCCAGTCCATGGAAAAGATGCTGGAGGAGACCGACTACAACAG GCTGGAAGGAGACTGCGTGCAAAACAAGGACGCACTGCTCAGGAAACTGATGGAGGCCGAGATGGATGGGGCAGCCGCTGCCAAGCAAGTGTCTGCCCTGCGCGATTCTGTTTCCAAAATGGGAAGCACTGGTGGCAGT AGGCTGTCTGGCTCCGAGTCTTCCATCCTCGCCCGTCAGAAGGAGCTGTTGCTGCAGAAACTGGAGACGTTTGAGGCCACAAACCAAGCTCTTCGCCACCTTCTCCGAGAACAACATGGATGCCAG ATGGAGTCAGTACGGTTGGCAGAACAAAAAGACACATTACTGAagagactgacagacacagaggcagaaaatgCG CATCTTGTGGTGAAAGttcaagagaaagagagagaagttaATCAACTCACCAAACTTCTAGATACAGAGAAG GAAAATGCCAAGGCTACAGGTGACTTGTCCAAGTCTCTGGAGTCAACAAGGGCCCATTTGCAAGGACAGCTTCGTAGCAAAGAAGCTGACAACAACCGCCTCGCTGTGCAGATCAAG AATCTGGAGCGAGCAGCCAACCAGCAAAGGGGCGAGATGGAGCATCTCACAGAGCAGCTGACGAGGTTGAAACAGCAGGCCAATGCAGACCGGGAGGCTCTGAAACAAGCTACGCGATCCCAGAAACGACGAGCTGAGCGTAGTGAGGACACTGCAGGCCAGCTCAGTGCCCAGCTGCTGGACTCG GAGAAGCAAGTGGCAGATGCCCTGTCAGCAGTTGAGAATTGGCGAACACGTCACGCCCaagaagtaaaagaaaagagtcAACAGGAAATTGAACTGTCAGTCTTAAAGAG CCGTGTAGCAGAGCTCAGCGAACAGCTGAAAAGTACAGAGAACAAAGGCCGAGCAGAGAGAGAAGCCCTGCTGAACCACCTGCATGAGCTGACCACAGAAAGCACCTCTGCTAAACTGGACAACCAGACTCTGAAG GCCTCACTTTCTACAGTTGAGGAGAAACTGACCTTGTCCCAGACAGAGCTACAGCAAGTCAAAGCCACTGTCAAGCAATATGAAAACCTGCTGGACAGCTATAAGATCCAG GTTGGCAAGACCCGAGCCGAGGCAGACGAGTACTGTACTAGGCTGGGTCAGGCTGAGCGGGAGGCACAGGTGGCACGAGGGGAGCTTGAGCAGGAGATAGAAGAGGTCCGCAGGGAGCTGCTGGGGAGGCTGGCAGAACTTGAGCCTCTTCCTGAAGCCCTGCGACGCTCTGAACTCGAGCTAAAGGAGGCTCAGGAGAGGGTGCACAGTCAGGACAGACGCAGCATGGAGCTCAGCACAACCCTGACCGATTTTCGCATGAAG ATCGAGACCCAAGGCAGCCAGATGGAACTGCTGAGGCAGAAGAACATGGTGCTGATGGAGGAgaacaaacagcttcaaaacCGGGTGGAGAGTTTGGAGAG AAAGCTGAAGGAGGCTGGCAGTCAGAATAGTGACCTGCTGGCAGTCATCACCAAACGAGAAGAAACCATCCACAGCAACCAGCTTCgtctggaggaaaaaacaagggAATGTACACTGCTGAACCGCAAGCTGGAGGAGGCTCTTGATGATGCTCGCCAACAG gttTCTGAGACCAGGGAACGTGCTGCAACCAAAGAACGCACCACCCAGTCCAAGATATTGGATCTAGAGACACATCTTAGCAGGACTACCTCAGAGATCAACCAACTGCGACGCAGCAAAGAGGAG GTGGAGCGTCGGTACCAGAGTCGACTGCAGGACGTGAAGGATCGCCTGGAGCAGTCAGACAGCACCAACCGAAGCCTGCAGAACTACGTCCAGTTCCTCAAAGCATCCTATGCCAATGTGTTTGGAGACTTACCCCTCAGCAGCTCAGTCCGGGCCCCCTCACCCATCTGA
- the odf2a gene encoding outer dense fiber protein 2 isoform X4 has translation MRMRSTSPPVHVHVNDSTPVHVHVKSQRTSPARTPQGKVKSDRGNLRPTAKVKTRVPWIPPGKASTRDATYKWEGPTHRLEITPLPEPEPSQPALRLSDLSSEEEEALHGRINQYERKIDSLLTEVSSLKSEVELRRKEQLLERQSEQLSVSQRVIAEQEEELAEVTKELEVTERENALLRQSMEKMLEETDYNRLEGDCVQNKDALLRKLMEAEMDGAAAAKQVSALRDSVSKMGSTGGSRLSGSESSILARQKELLLQKLETFEATNQALRHLLREQHGCQMESVRLAEQKDTLLKRLTDTEAENAHLVVKVQEKEREVNQLTKLLDTEKENAKATGDLSKSLESTRAHLQGQLRSKEADNNRLAVQIKNLERAANQQRGEMEHLTEQLTRLKQQANADREALKQATRSQKRRAERSEDTAGQLSAQLLDSEKQVADALSAVENWRTRHAQEVKEKSQQEIELSVLKSRVAELSEQLKSTENKGRAEREALLNHLHELTTESTSAKLDNQTLKASLSTVEEKLTLSQTELQQVKATVKQYENLLDSYKIQVGKTRAEADEYCTRLGQAEREAQVARGELEQEIEEVRRELLGRLAELEPLPEALRRSELELKEAQERVHSQDRRSMELSTTLTDFRMKIETQGSQMELLRQKNMVLMEENKQLQNRVESLERKLKEAGSQNSDLLAVITKREETIHSNQLRLEEKTRECTLLNRKLEEALDDARQQVSETRERAATKERTTQSKILDLETHLSRTTSEINQLRRSKEEVERRYQSRLQDVKDRLEQSDSTNRSLQNYVQFLKASYANVFGDLPLSSSVRAPSPI, from the exons ATGAGAATGCGTTCAACTTCACCTCCAGTTCATGTGCATGTCAATGACTCTACACCGGTACATGTCCATGTGAAGAGCCAACGGACAAGTCCTGCCAGGACGCCTCAG ggGAAGGTCAAGAGTGATAGAGGAAACCTGCGTCCTACAGCTAAGGTCAAAACACGAGTGCCATGGATCCCACCAGGAAAGGCCTCCACCCGGGATGCAACATACAAATGGGAG GGGCCAACTCACCGCCTCGAGATCACTCCACTCCCTGAGCCCGAGCCTTCCCAGCCTGCACTGCGGTTGTCTGACCTTTCAtccgaggaagaggaggcgcTGCATGGACGAATTAACCAGTACGAGAGGAAGATTGACAGCTTATTGACTGAGGTCAGCTCACTGAAGAGTGAG GTGGAGCTCCGAAGGAAGGAGCAGCTGCTGGAGCGCCAGTCGGAGCAGCTCAGCGTCTCCCAGCGGGTCATCgccgagcaggaggaggagctggctgaggtAACCAAGGAGCTGGAAGTGACTGAACGTGAAAATGCACTCTTACGCCAGTCCATGGAAAAGATGCTGGAGGAGACCGACTACAACAG GCTGGAAGGAGACTGCGTGCAAAACAAGGACGCACTGCTCAGGAAACTGATGGAGGCCGAGATGGATGGGGCAGCCGCTGCCAAGCAAGTGTCTGCCCTGCGCGATTCTGTTTCCAAAATGGGAAGCACTGGTGGCAGT AGGCTGTCTGGCTCCGAGTCTTCCATCCTCGCCCGTCAGAAGGAGCTGTTGCTGCAGAAACTGGAGACGTTTGAGGCCACAAACCAAGCTCTTCGCCACCTTCTCCGAGAACAACATGGATGCCAG ATGGAGTCAGTACGGTTGGCAGAACAAAAAGACACATTACTGAagagactgacagacacagaggcagaaaatgCG CATCTTGTGGTGAAAGttcaagagaaagagagagaagttaATCAACTCACCAAACTTCTAGATACAGAGAAG GAAAATGCCAAGGCTACAGGTGACTTGTCCAAGTCTCTGGAGTCAACAAGGGCCCATTTGCAAGGACAGCTTCGTAGCAAAGAAGCTGACAACAACCGCCTCGCTGTGCAGATCAAG AATCTGGAGCGAGCAGCCAACCAGCAAAGGGGCGAGATGGAGCATCTCACAGAGCAGCTGACGAGGTTGAAACAGCAGGCCAATGCAGACCGGGAGGCTCTGAAACAAGCTACGCGATCCCAGAAACGACGAGCTGAGCGTAGTGAGGACACTGCAGGCCAGCTCAGTGCCCAGCTGCTGGACTCG GAGAAGCAAGTGGCAGATGCCCTGTCAGCAGTTGAGAATTGGCGAACACGTCACGCCCaagaagtaaaagaaaagagtcAACAGGAAATTGAACTGTCAGTCTTAAAGAG CCGTGTAGCAGAGCTCAGCGAACAGCTGAAAAGTACAGAGAACAAAGGCCGAGCAGAGAGAGAAGCCCTGCTGAACCACCTGCATGAGCTGACCACAGAAAGCACCTCTGCTAAACTGGACAACCAGACTCTGAAG GCCTCACTTTCTACAGTTGAGGAGAAACTGACCTTGTCCCAGACAGAGCTACAGCAAGTCAAAGCCACTGTCAAGCAATATGAAAACCTGCTGGACAGCTATAAGATCCAG GTTGGCAAGACCCGAGCCGAGGCAGACGAGTACTGTACTAGGCTGGGTCAGGCTGAGCGGGAGGCACAGGTGGCACGAGGGGAGCTTGAGCAGGAGATAGAAGAGGTCCGCAGGGAGCTGCTGGGGAGGCTGGCAGAACTTGAGCCTCTTCCTGAAGCCCTGCGACGCTCTGAACTCGAGCTAAAGGAGGCTCAGGAGAGGGTGCACAGTCAGGACAGACGCAGCATGGAGCTCAGCACAACCCTGACCGATTTTCGCATGAAG ATCGAGACCCAAGGCAGCCAGATGGAACTGCTGAGGCAGAAGAACATGGTGCTGATGGAGGAgaacaaacagcttcaaaacCGGGTGGAGAGTTTGGAGAG AAAGCTGAAGGAGGCTGGCAGTCAGAATAGTGACCTGCTGGCAGTCATCACCAAACGAGAAGAAACCATCCACAGCAACCAGCTTCgtctggaggaaaaaacaagggAATGTACACTGCTGAACCGCAAGCTGGAGGAGGCTCTTGATGATGCTCGCCAACAG gttTCTGAGACCAGGGAACGTGCTGCAACCAAAGAACGCACCACCCAGTCCAAGATATTGGATCTAGAGACACATCTTAGCAGGACTACCTCAGAGATCAACCAACTGCGACGCAGCAAAGAGGAG GTGGAGCGTCGGTACCAGAGTCGACTGCAGGACGTGAAGGATCGCCTGGAGCAGTCAGACAGCACCAACCGAAGCCTGCAGAACTACGTCCAGTTCCTCAAAGCATCCTATGCCAATGTGTTTGGAGACTTACCCCTCAGCAGCTCAGTCCGGGCCCCCTCACCCATCTGA
- the odf2a gene encoding outer dense fiber protein 2 isoform X1, producing the protein MLEKIRTIRRNSRKAMRMRSTSPPVHVHVNDSTPVHVHVKSQRTSPARTPQGKVKSDRGNLRPTAKVKTRVPWIPPGKASTRDATYKWEGPTHRLEITPLPEPEPSQPALRLSDLSSEEEEALHGRINQYERKIDSLLTEVSSLKSEVELRRKEQLLERQSEQLSVSQRVIAEQEEELAEVTKELEVTERENALLRQSMEKMLEETDYNRLEGDCVQNKDALLRKLMEAEMDGAAAAKQVSALRDSVSKMGSTGGSRLSGSESSILARQKELLLQKLETFEATNQALRHLLREQHGCQMESVRLAEQKDTLLKRLTDTEAENAHLVVKVQEKEREVNQLTKLLDTEKENAKATGDLSKSLESTRAHLQGQLRSKEADNNRLAVQIKNLERAANQQRGEMEHLTEQLTRLKQQANADREALKQATRSQKRRAERSEDTAGQLSAQLLDSEKQVADALSAVENWRTRHAQEVKEKSQQEIELSVLKSRVAELSEQLKSTENKGRAEREALLNHLHELTTESTSAKLDNQTLKASLSTVEEKLTLSQTELQQVKATVKQYENLLDSYKIQVGKTRAEADEYCTRLGQAEREAQVARGELEQEIEEVRRELLGRLAELEPLPEALRRSELELKEAQERVHSQDRRSMELSTTLTDFRMKIETQGSQMELLRQKNMVLMEENKQLQNRVESLERKLKEAGSQNSDLLAVITKREETIHSNQLRLEEKTRECTLLNRKLEEALDDARQQVSETRERAATKERTTQSKILDLETHLSRTTSEINQLRRSKEEVERRYQSRLQDVKDRLEQSDSTNRSLQNYVQFLKASYANVFGDLPLSSSVRAPSPI; encoded by the exons atgttggaaaaaataagaacaatTCGCCGAAACTCA AGAAAAGCCATGAGAATGCGTTCAACTTCACCTCCAGTTCATGTGCATGTCAATGACTCTACACCGGTACATGTCCATGTGAAGAGCCAACGGACAAGTCCTGCCAGGACGCCTCAG ggGAAGGTCAAGAGTGATAGAGGAAACCTGCGTCCTACAGCTAAGGTCAAAACACGAGTGCCATGGATCCCACCAGGAAAGGCCTCCACCCGGGATGCAACATACAAATGGGAG GGGCCAACTCACCGCCTCGAGATCACTCCACTCCCTGAGCCCGAGCCTTCCCAGCCTGCACTGCGGTTGTCTGACCTTTCAtccgaggaagaggaggcgcTGCATGGACGAATTAACCAGTACGAGAGGAAGATTGACAGCTTATTGACTGAGGTCAGCTCACTGAAGAGTGAG GTGGAGCTCCGAAGGAAGGAGCAGCTGCTGGAGCGCCAGTCGGAGCAGCTCAGCGTCTCCCAGCGGGTCATCgccgagcaggaggaggagctggctgaggtAACCAAGGAGCTGGAAGTGACTGAACGTGAAAATGCACTCTTACGCCAGTCCATGGAAAAGATGCTGGAGGAGACCGACTACAACAG GCTGGAAGGAGACTGCGTGCAAAACAAGGACGCACTGCTCAGGAAACTGATGGAGGCCGAGATGGATGGGGCAGCCGCTGCCAAGCAAGTGTCTGCCCTGCGCGATTCTGTTTCCAAAATGGGAAGCACTGGTGGCAGT AGGCTGTCTGGCTCCGAGTCTTCCATCCTCGCCCGTCAGAAGGAGCTGTTGCTGCAGAAACTGGAGACGTTTGAGGCCACAAACCAAGCTCTTCGCCACCTTCTCCGAGAACAACATGGATGCCAG ATGGAGTCAGTACGGTTGGCAGAACAAAAAGACACATTACTGAagagactgacagacacagaggcagaaaatgCG CATCTTGTGGTGAAAGttcaagagaaagagagagaagttaATCAACTCACCAAACTTCTAGATACAGAGAAG GAAAATGCCAAGGCTACAGGTGACTTGTCCAAGTCTCTGGAGTCAACAAGGGCCCATTTGCAAGGACAGCTTCGTAGCAAAGAAGCTGACAACAACCGCCTCGCTGTGCAGATCAAG AATCTGGAGCGAGCAGCCAACCAGCAAAGGGGCGAGATGGAGCATCTCACAGAGCAGCTGACGAGGTTGAAACAGCAGGCCAATGCAGACCGGGAGGCTCTGAAACAAGCTACGCGATCCCAGAAACGACGAGCTGAGCGTAGTGAGGACACTGCAGGCCAGCTCAGTGCCCAGCTGCTGGACTCG GAGAAGCAAGTGGCAGATGCCCTGTCAGCAGTTGAGAATTGGCGAACACGTCACGCCCaagaagtaaaagaaaagagtcAACAGGAAATTGAACTGTCAGTCTTAAAGAG CCGTGTAGCAGAGCTCAGCGAACAGCTGAAAAGTACAGAGAACAAAGGCCGAGCAGAGAGAGAAGCCCTGCTGAACCACCTGCATGAGCTGACCACAGAAAGCACCTCTGCTAAACTGGACAACCAGACTCTGAAG GCCTCACTTTCTACAGTTGAGGAGAAACTGACCTTGTCCCAGACAGAGCTACAGCAAGTCAAAGCCACTGTCAAGCAATATGAAAACCTGCTGGACAGCTATAAGATCCAG GTTGGCAAGACCCGAGCCGAGGCAGACGAGTACTGTACTAGGCTGGGTCAGGCTGAGCGGGAGGCACAGGTGGCACGAGGGGAGCTTGAGCAGGAGATAGAAGAGGTCCGCAGGGAGCTGCTGGGGAGGCTGGCAGAACTTGAGCCTCTTCCTGAAGCCCTGCGACGCTCTGAACTCGAGCTAAAGGAGGCTCAGGAGAGGGTGCACAGTCAGGACAGACGCAGCATGGAGCTCAGCACAACCCTGACCGATTTTCGCATGAAG ATCGAGACCCAAGGCAGCCAGATGGAACTGCTGAGGCAGAAGAACATGGTGCTGATGGAGGAgaacaaacagcttcaaaacCGGGTGGAGAGTTTGGAGAG AAAGCTGAAGGAGGCTGGCAGTCAGAATAGTGACCTGCTGGCAGTCATCACCAAACGAGAAGAAACCATCCACAGCAACCAGCTTCgtctggaggaaaaaacaagggAATGTACACTGCTGAACCGCAAGCTGGAGGAGGCTCTTGATGATGCTCGCCAACAG gttTCTGAGACCAGGGAACGTGCTGCAACCAAAGAACGCACCACCCAGTCCAAGATATTGGATCTAGAGACACATCTTAGCAGGACTACCTCAGAGATCAACCAACTGCGACGCAGCAAAGAGGAG GTGGAGCGTCGGTACCAGAGTCGACTGCAGGACGTGAAGGATCGCCTGGAGCAGTCAGACAGCACCAACCGAAGCCTGCAGAACTACGTCCAGTTCCTCAAAGCATCCTATGCCAATGTGTTTGGAGACTTACCCCTCAGCAGCTCAGTCCGGGCCCCCTCACCCATCTGA
- the odf2a gene encoding outer dense fiber protein 2 isoform X2, translating to MLEKIRTIRRNSRKAMRMRSTSPPVHVHVNDSTPVHVHVKSQRTSPARTPQGKVKSDRGNLRPTAKVKTRVPWIPPGKASTRDATYKWEGPTHRLEITPLPEPEPSQPALRLSDLSSEEEEALHGRINQYERKIDSLLTEVELRRKEQLLERQSEQLSVSQRVIAEQEEELAEVTKELEVTERENALLRQSMEKMLEETDYNRLEGDCVQNKDALLRKLMEAEMDGAAAAKQVSALRDSVSKMGSTGGSRLSGSESSILARQKELLLQKLETFEATNQALRHLLREQHGCQMESVRLAEQKDTLLKRLTDTEAENAHLVVKVQEKEREVNQLTKLLDTEKENAKATGDLSKSLESTRAHLQGQLRSKEADNNRLAVQIKNLERAANQQRGEMEHLTEQLTRLKQQANADREALKQATRSQKRRAERSEDTAGQLSAQLLDSEKQVADALSAVENWRTRHAQEVKEKSQQEIELSVLKSRVAELSEQLKSTENKGRAEREALLNHLHELTTESTSAKLDNQTLKASLSTVEEKLTLSQTELQQVKATVKQYENLLDSYKIQVGKTRAEADEYCTRLGQAEREAQVARGELEQEIEEVRRELLGRLAELEPLPEALRRSELELKEAQERVHSQDRRSMELSTTLTDFRMKIETQGSQMELLRQKNMVLMEENKQLQNRVESLERKLKEAGSQNSDLLAVITKREETIHSNQLRLEEKTRECTLLNRKLEEALDDARQQVSETRERAATKERTTQSKILDLETHLSRTTSEINQLRRSKEEVERRYQSRLQDVKDRLEQSDSTNRSLQNYVQFLKASYANVFGDLPLSSSVRAPSPI from the exons atgttggaaaaaataagaacaatTCGCCGAAACTCA AGAAAAGCCATGAGAATGCGTTCAACTTCACCTCCAGTTCATGTGCATGTCAATGACTCTACACCGGTACATGTCCATGTGAAGAGCCAACGGACAAGTCCTGCCAGGACGCCTCAG ggGAAGGTCAAGAGTGATAGAGGAAACCTGCGTCCTACAGCTAAGGTCAAAACACGAGTGCCATGGATCCCACCAGGAAAGGCCTCCACCCGGGATGCAACATACAAATGGGAG GGGCCAACTCACCGCCTCGAGATCACTCCACTCCCTGAGCCCGAGCCTTCCCAGCCTGCACTGCGGTTGTCTGACCTTTCAtccgaggaagaggaggcgcTGCATGGACGAATTAACCAGTACGAGAGGAAGATTGACAGCTTATTGACTGAG GTGGAGCTCCGAAGGAAGGAGCAGCTGCTGGAGCGCCAGTCGGAGCAGCTCAGCGTCTCCCAGCGGGTCATCgccgagcaggaggaggagctggctgaggtAACCAAGGAGCTGGAAGTGACTGAACGTGAAAATGCACTCTTACGCCAGTCCATGGAAAAGATGCTGGAGGAGACCGACTACAACAG GCTGGAAGGAGACTGCGTGCAAAACAAGGACGCACTGCTCAGGAAACTGATGGAGGCCGAGATGGATGGGGCAGCCGCTGCCAAGCAAGTGTCTGCCCTGCGCGATTCTGTTTCCAAAATGGGAAGCACTGGTGGCAGT AGGCTGTCTGGCTCCGAGTCTTCCATCCTCGCCCGTCAGAAGGAGCTGTTGCTGCAGAAACTGGAGACGTTTGAGGCCACAAACCAAGCTCTTCGCCACCTTCTCCGAGAACAACATGGATGCCAG ATGGAGTCAGTACGGTTGGCAGAACAAAAAGACACATTACTGAagagactgacagacacagaggcagaaaatgCG CATCTTGTGGTGAAAGttcaagagaaagagagagaagttaATCAACTCACCAAACTTCTAGATACAGAGAAG GAAAATGCCAAGGCTACAGGTGACTTGTCCAAGTCTCTGGAGTCAACAAGGGCCCATTTGCAAGGACAGCTTCGTAGCAAAGAAGCTGACAACAACCGCCTCGCTGTGCAGATCAAG AATCTGGAGCGAGCAGCCAACCAGCAAAGGGGCGAGATGGAGCATCTCACAGAGCAGCTGACGAGGTTGAAACAGCAGGCCAATGCAGACCGGGAGGCTCTGAAACAAGCTACGCGATCCCAGAAACGACGAGCTGAGCGTAGTGAGGACACTGCAGGCCAGCTCAGTGCCCAGCTGCTGGACTCG GAGAAGCAAGTGGCAGATGCCCTGTCAGCAGTTGAGAATTGGCGAACACGTCACGCCCaagaagtaaaagaaaagagtcAACAGGAAATTGAACTGTCAGTCTTAAAGAG CCGTGTAGCAGAGCTCAGCGAACAGCTGAAAAGTACAGAGAACAAAGGCCGAGCAGAGAGAGAAGCCCTGCTGAACCACCTGCATGAGCTGACCACAGAAAGCACCTCTGCTAAACTGGACAACCAGACTCTGAAG GCCTCACTTTCTACAGTTGAGGAGAAACTGACCTTGTCCCAGACAGAGCTACAGCAAGTCAAAGCCACTGTCAAGCAATATGAAAACCTGCTGGACAGCTATAAGATCCAG GTTGGCAAGACCCGAGCCGAGGCAGACGAGTACTGTACTAGGCTGGGTCAGGCTGAGCGGGAGGCACAGGTGGCACGAGGGGAGCTTGAGCAGGAGATAGAAGAGGTCCGCAGGGAGCTGCTGGGGAGGCTGGCAGAACTTGAGCCTCTTCCTGAAGCCCTGCGACGCTCTGAACTCGAGCTAAAGGAGGCTCAGGAGAGGGTGCACAGTCAGGACAGACGCAGCATGGAGCTCAGCACAACCCTGACCGATTTTCGCATGAAG ATCGAGACCCAAGGCAGCCAGATGGAACTGCTGAGGCAGAAGAACATGGTGCTGATGGAGGAgaacaaacagcttcaaaacCGGGTGGAGAGTTTGGAGAG AAAGCTGAAGGAGGCTGGCAGTCAGAATAGTGACCTGCTGGCAGTCATCACCAAACGAGAAGAAACCATCCACAGCAACCAGCTTCgtctggaggaaaaaacaagggAATGTACACTGCTGAACCGCAAGCTGGAGGAGGCTCTTGATGATGCTCGCCAACAG gttTCTGAGACCAGGGAACGTGCTGCAACCAAAGAACGCACCACCCAGTCCAAGATATTGGATCTAGAGACACATCTTAGCAGGACTACCTCAGAGATCAACCAACTGCGACGCAGCAAAGAGGAG GTGGAGCGTCGGTACCAGAGTCGACTGCAGGACGTGAAGGATCGCCTGGAGCAGTCAGACAGCACCAACCGAAGCCTGCAGAACTACGTCCAGTTCCTCAAAGCATCCTATGCCAATGTGTTTGGAGACTTACCCCTCAGCAGCTCAGTCCGGGCCCCCTCACCCATCTGA